In a single window of the Lepidochelys kempii isolate rLepKem1 chromosome 21, rLepKem1.hap2, whole genome shotgun sequence genome:
- the PLXNA2 gene encoding plexin-A2 isoform X4, with protein sequence MDQRKNWPRMLDAGGWSAAVVFLFLVSFSRNAASTALFNTFHTENRDWTFNHLTVHQGTGAVYIGAINWVYKLSSNLTILVAHQTGPEEDNKSCYPPLIVQPCSEFLTLTNNVNKLLIIDYSENRLLACGSLYQGICKLLRLDDLFILVEPSHKKEHYLSSVNKTGTMYGVIVRSDGEDGKLFIGTAVDGKQDYFPTLSSRKLPRDPESSAMLDYELHSDFVSSLIKIPSDTLALVSHFDIFYIYGFASSNFVYFLTVQPETPEGVSINSANDLFYTSRIVRLCKNDPKFHSYVSLPFGCIKGDVEYRLLQAAYLSKPGDVLANALNITAQDDILFAIFSKGQKQYHQPPDDSALCVFPIRTINTQIKERLQSCYQGEGNLELNWLLGKDVQCTKAPVPIDDNFCGLDINQPLGGSTPVEGVTLFTASRDRMTSVASYVYNGYSVVFVGTKSGKLKKLKDQNHQLLTQPCSSWVPCFGGDKIADLWVLKRDE encoded by the exons atGGATCAGAGGAAGAACTGGCCTCGGATGCTGGACGCCGGTGGCTGGTCAGCAGCTGTGGTTTTTCTCTTTTTGGTCTCATTTTCCCGGAACGCAGCCAGTACTGCCCTGTTCAACACCTTCCACACAGAGAACCGCGACTGGACTTTCAACCACCTGACCGTCCACCAGGGCACTGGGGCAGTCTACATTGGAGCCATCAACTGGGTTTACAAGCTCTCGAGCAACTTGACCATCCTGGTGGCTCACCAGACAGGCCCAGAGGAGGACAACAAGTCCTGCTACCCACCCCTCATTGTCCAGCCTTGCAGTGAGTTCCTCACCCTCACCAACAATGTTAACAAGCTGTTGATCATCGACTACTCAGAGAACCGGTTGCTGGCCTGTGGGAGCCTCTACCAGGGCATCTGCAAGCTGCTGCGGCTGGACGACCTCTTTATCCTGGTGGAGCCGTCCCACAAGAAGGAGCACTACCTCTCTAGCGTCAACAAGACTGGCACCATGTACGGGGTGATCGTGCGCTCTGACGGCGAGGACGGCAAGCTCTTCATCGGCACGGCGGTGGACGGCAAGCAGGATTACTTCCCCACCCTCTCTAGCCGCAAGCTGCCACGGGACCCGGAGTCATCAGCCATGTTGGATTATGAGCTCCACAGTGACTTTGTCTCATCGCTCATCAAGATCCCCTCGGACACGCTGGCCCTGGTCTCACACTTCGACATCTTCTATATCTACGGGTTTGCCAGCAGCAACTTCGTCTACTTCCTGACCGTGCAACCGGAGACCCCCGAGGGAGTCTCCATCAATTCGGCCAACGACCTCTTCTACACGTCCCGCATTGTCCGCCTCTGTAAGAATGACCCCAAGTTCCACTCCTACGTCTCGCTGCCCTTTGGCTGCATCAAGGGGGATGTGGAGTACCGCCTCCTGCAAGCAGCTTATCTCTCCAAGCCAGGGGACGTGCTGGCCAACGCCCTCAACATCACAGCCCAGGATGACATTCTTTTTGCCATCTTCTCCAAGGGGCAGAAGCAGTATCACCAGCCTCCTGATGACTCGGCTCTTTGCGTTTTCCCCATCCGCACCATCAACACCCAGATCAAGGAGCGCCTGCAGTCCTGTTACCAGGGGGAAGGCAACTTGGAGCTCaactggctgctggggaaggatgTCCAGTGCACCAAAGCA CCAGTCCCGATAGATGACAACTTTTGCGGGCTGGACATTAACCAGCCGCTGGGAGGCTCCACACCAGTGGAGGGGGTGACCCTCTTCACCGCCAGCCGTGACCGGATGACCTCGGTCGCTTCATACGTCTACAACGGCTACAGCGTGGTGTTTGTGGGGACCAAGAGTGGCAAGCTGAAGAAG CTGAAAGACCAAAACCATCAGTTACTcacacagccctgctcctcctGGGTGCCCTGCTTCGGTGGTGATAAAATTGCAGATTTATGGGTCTTGAAGAGAGATGAATGA
- the PLXNA2 gene encoding plexin-A2 isoform X3: MDQRKNWPRMLDAGGWSAAVVFLFLVSFSRNAASTALFNTFHTENRDWTFNHLTVHQGTGAVYIGAINWVYKLSSNLTILVAHQTGPEEDNKSCYPPLIVQPCSEFLTLTNNVNKLLIIDYSENRLLACGSLYQGICKLLRLDDLFILVEPSHKKEHYLSSVNKTGTMYGVIVRSDGEDGKLFIGTAVDGKQDYFPTLSSRKLPRDPESSAMLDYELHSDFVSSLIKIPSDTLALVSHFDIFYIYGFASSNFVYFLTVQPETPEGVSINSANDLFYTSRIVRLCKNDPKFHSYVSLPFGCIKGDVEYRLLQAAYLSKPGDVLANALNITAQDDILFAIFSKGQKQYHQPPDDSALCVFPIRTINTQIKERLQSCYQGEGNLELNWLLGKDVQCTKAPVPIDDNFCGLDINQPLGGSTPVEGVTLFTASRDRMTSVASYVYNGYSVVFVGTKSGKLKKIRADGPPHGGIQYEMVPVFKDGSPILRDMAFSIDQKYLYVMSERQHTRRP, encoded by the exons atGGATCAGAGGAAGAACTGGCCTCGGATGCTGGACGCCGGTGGCTGGTCAGCAGCTGTGGTTTTTCTCTTTTTGGTCTCATTTTCCCGGAACGCAGCCAGTACTGCCCTGTTCAACACCTTCCACACAGAGAACCGCGACTGGACTTTCAACCACCTGACCGTCCACCAGGGCACTGGGGCAGTCTACATTGGAGCCATCAACTGGGTTTACAAGCTCTCGAGCAACTTGACCATCCTGGTGGCTCACCAGACAGGCCCAGAGGAGGACAACAAGTCCTGCTACCCACCCCTCATTGTCCAGCCTTGCAGTGAGTTCCTCACCCTCACCAACAATGTTAACAAGCTGTTGATCATCGACTACTCAGAGAACCGGTTGCTGGCCTGTGGGAGCCTCTACCAGGGCATCTGCAAGCTGCTGCGGCTGGACGACCTCTTTATCCTGGTGGAGCCGTCCCACAAGAAGGAGCACTACCTCTCTAGCGTCAACAAGACTGGCACCATGTACGGGGTGATCGTGCGCTCTGACGGCGAGGACGGCAAGCTCTTCATCGGCACGGCGGTGGACGGCAAGCAGGATTACTTCCCCACCCTCTCTAGCCGCAAGCTGCCACGGGACCCGGAGTCATCAGCCATGTTGGATTATGAGCTCCACAGTGACTTTGTCTCATCGCTCATCAAGATCCCCTCGGACACGCTGGCCCTGGTCTCACACTTCGACATCTTCTATATCTACGGGTTTGCCAGCAGCAACTTCGTCTACTTCCTGACCGTGCAACCGGAGACCCCCGAGGGAGTCTCCATCAATTCGGCCAACGACCTCTTCTACACGTCCCGCATTGTCCGCCTCTGTAAGAATGACCCCAAGTTCCACTCCTACGTCTCGCTGCCCTTTGGCTGCATCAAGGGGGATGTGGAGTACCGCCTCCTGCAAGCAGCTTATCTCTCCAAGCCAGGGGACGTGCTGGCCAACGCCCTCAACATCACAGCCCAGGATGACATTCTTTTTGCCATCTTCTCCAAGGGGCAGAAGCAGTATCACCAGCCTCCTGATGACTCGGCTCTTTGCGTTTTCCCCATCCGCACCATCAACACCCAGATCAAGGAGCGCCTGCAGTCCTGTTACCAGGGGGAAGGCAACTTGGAGCTCaactggctgctggggaaggatgTCCAGTGCACCAAAGCA CCAGTCCCGATAGATGACAACTTTTGCGGGCTGGACATTAACCAGCCGCTGGGAGGCTCCACACCAGTGGAGGGGGTGACCCTCTTCACCGCCAGCCGTGACCGGATGACCTCGGTCGCTTCATACGTCTACAACGGCTACAGCGTGGTGTTTGTGGGGACCAAGAGTGGCAAGCTGAAGAAG
- the PLXNA2 gene encoding plexin-A2 isoform X5 — MDQRKNWPRMLDAGGWSAAVVFLFLVSFSRNAASTALFNTFHTENRDWTFNHLTVHQGTGAVYIGAINWVYKLSSNLTILVAHQTGPEEDNKSCYPPLIVQPCSEFLTLTNNVNKLLIIDYSENRLLACGSLYQGICKLLRLDDLFILVEPSHKKEHYLSSVNKTGTMYGVIVRSDGEDGKLFIGTAVDGKQDYFPTLSSRKLPRDPESSAMLDYELHSDFVSSLIKIPSDTLALVSHFDIFYIYGFASSNFVYFLTVQPETPEGVSINSANDLFYTSRIVRLCKNDPKFHSYVSLPFGCIKGDVEYRLLQAAYLSKPGDVLANALNITAQDDILFAIFSKGQKQYHQPPDDSALCVFPIRTINTQIKERLQSCYQGEGNLELNWLLGKDVQCTKAPVPIDDNFCGLDINQPLGGSTPVEGVTLFTASRDRMTSVASYVYNGYSVVFVGTKSGKLKKVSDTAMSGGASGHTYGAEVSKM, encoded by the exons atGGATCAGAGGAAGAACTGGCCTCGGATGCTGGACGCCGGTGGCTGGTCAGCAGCTGTGGTTTTTCTCTTTTTGGTCTCATTTTCCCGGAACGCAGCCAGTACTGCCCTGTTCAACACCTTCCACACAGAGAACCGCGACTGGACTTTCAACCACCTGACCGTCCACCAGGGCACTGGGGCAGTCTACATTGGAGCCATCAACTGGGTTTACAAGCTCTCGAGCAACTTGACCATCCTGGTGGCTCACCAGACAGGCCCAGAGGAGGACAACAAGTCCTGCTACCCACCCCTCATTGTCCAGCCTTGCAGTGAGTTCCTCACCCTCACCAACAATGTTAACAAGCTGTTGATCATCGACTACTCAGAGAACCGGTTGCTGGCCTGTGGGAGCCTCTACCAGGGCATCTGCAAGCTGCTGCGGCTGGACGACCTCTTTATCCTGGTGGAGCCGTCCCACAAGAAGGAGCACTACCTCTCTAGCGTCAACAAGACTGGCACCATGTACGGGGTGATCGTGCGCTCTGACGGCGAGGACGGCAAGCTCTTCATCGGCACGGCGGTGGACGGCAAGCAGGATTACTTCCCCACCCTCTCTAGCCGCAAGCTGCCACGGGACCCGGAGTCATCAGCCATGTTGGATTATGAGCTCCACAGTGACTTTGTCTCATCGCTCATCAAGATCCCCTCGGACACGCTGGCCCTGGTCTCACACTTCGACATCTTCTATATCTACGGGTTTGCCAGCAGCAACTTCGTCTACTTCCTGACCGTGCAACCGGAGACCCCCGAGGGAGTCTCCATCAATTCGGCCAACGACCTCTTCTACACGTCCCGCATTGTCCGCCTCTGTAAGAATGACCCCAAGTTCCACTCCTACGTCTCGCTGCCCTTTGGCTGCATCAAGGGGGATGTGGAGTACCGCCTCCTGCAAGCAGCTTATCTCTCCAAGCCAGGGGACGTGCTGGCCAACGCCCTCAACATCACAGCCCAGGATGACATTCTTTTTGCCATCTTCTCCAAGGGGCAGAAGCAGTATCACCAGCCTCCTGATGACTCGGCTCTTTGCGTTTTCCCCATCCGCACCATCAACACCCAGATCAAGGAGCGCCTGCAGTCCTGTTACCAGGGGGAAGGCAACTTGGAGCTCaactggctgctggggaaggatgTCCAGTGCACCAAAGCA CCAGTCCCGATAGATGACAACTTTTGCGGGCTGGACATTAACCAGCCGCTGGGAGGCTCCACACCAGTGGAGGGGGTGACCCTCTTCACCGCCAGCCGTGACCGGATGACCTCGGTCGCTTCATACGTCTACAACGGCTACAGCGTGGTGTTTGTGGGGACCAAGAGTGGCAAGCTGAAGAAG GTTTCGGACACAGCTATGTCCGGTGGAGCTTCTGGCCACACCTACGGAGCAGAGGTCAGCAAAATGTAA